From the Anopheles stephensi strain Indian chromosome X, UCI_ANSTEP_V1.0, whole genome shotgun sequence genome, the window CTGCCCAACCTCGGACAGATCGCGCAACAGGTTGGTCAGCATCTCGTTGATGCGCTTCTTCTGGTGCGTGGACATATCCTTCAGCTGCTGCAGCTCCGACTGGACGCTGTTGAGTGTGCCTTGCTTCTGCTGCAGCTCCTCGTTCACCGTGTCGATCTCCTTGTTCTTCAGCTCGATTTCCTGCGACTTTTGGTCGTAGTTAACCGCCAGCTCCTCGAGCGCCTGTAGCACCTCCTTCACCTCCTCCTTGGCGTTCTCGTTCTCCTGCTGGATGCGGGTCATCTCCGACTGCAGATTTTCGTAGTCGCGGCGCGTGTTTGCGATCAGCTCCTCCTGGTCGATGATTTGCTCCTTCAGCTTCTCCACGTACTGCGACTGCTGGTTGATCTCCTCGTCCTTCTCATCCAGCTGCTGGTACAGACGCTCCCGTTCCACCTCGAGCGTGTCGGGTTGGGCGGACAGTGGTAGACCACCGCCGCCCGGTGTTGCCGGCACTGGCAGATCGGCCGGTTGGCCCAACAGCACCTCCACGTTCGGTGTGCTCGCCTCCATCGCGTCCTGCTGCAGATCGAGCTGCTCCTCCACGTTGACCGTTTCGCCCGCCCGCCACCGGGCCAGTTCCGCTTCGAGCTTCTCGATTTTGCCCTTCAGCTTCGTGTTCTTCTCCTTTTCTCGTTCGTACCTTCGCTTCCACTCCTCGGCGGTCAGTTCCTCGTTCACGCATACCACGTTCTTTACCGTCTTTGCTCTGTACGGAATGGAAAGGGGGGAAACGATTAGACGTTCGCAAATGAGCACGCTAAGCAGATGTAAAGTGTTACCTGCGGCCGAAATCTAACGTTGACTTCGTTTCCGACTCGTTGAAGCTGGCAGGTGAGCAGCAGATGACGATCGTGGTGCGCGCATTACCACCGAGCGATTCCTGCAGGATGCGCGTCAGCTTGGAGTCACGGTACGGGATGTGTGTCTTGTTACCGTCCGCCAACGCCGAGATCACATTGCCGAGCGCCGACAGCGATTTGTTAATGTTTTTCGCCTCGTCCAGCACCGTACCCTCCGCACCCGTTTTCGACACCTTCTCCGAACCGGCCAAATCGACCAGATACAGCTTGCCGGACAGCTTCTTCTCGTTCTCCATGTTTTCCTGCTTCACGTTGATCAGAAACACGGAATGCGACCGGGACGAGTGCTCGTTCATGTTGGTGACCGCGATGTGGCGGTTCGATTTGCCCTCCTCGATCACCTCGAACACCTCCTCCGGGCTCGAGACGAACCGCTCGGACGCACCCTTCACGTACGGCACCCGGTTCTTGTCCTCGTGCACGCTCAGGTTCACCTTCGACACGTCCAGCAGATCGCGGATCTTGTCCATGTAGATTTCGTAGTACGACACCTTGATGTGGAACTCGATGTTCATCTCCATCGTGTAGATGTGGTTGAAGATGTCGTTGACGATGCGCGGGATGATGCCCTGCTTGGCCGGGTCACCGATCACGCCCTCCATCGTGTGCGTCTTACCGGACGACGTCTGGCCGTACGCGAAGATTGTGCCGTTGTAGCCGGCCAGCACGTCCGACACGATCGACTTGGCCGCCTCATTGTACACCTTCTCCTGTGTCGCGTTCGGTTTGAACACTTTGTCGAACAGGTACACCTTGCCCTGGGAAGCATAACGAGAAATTAGAAAGAGAGGCACAATTATTAGCATATCTTTGGTGGAACGCATCCAGTCTTCATCCCACTGGTTTTCCAAACACTTAAGAATTCTAATTGAAGTTCGTCCGCATAACCGAAAAAAACTCCGCACCCGGAAATGCCTGAGCATTTCCAAAAAACCCCGCACCCGGAAAATCACATGAGCATGAGGAAGGGTTCAAGGGTACTGCTACCAGTGAAAGGAACGACAGACAACACCACGATTCGTCAtatctttaaaataaaacgccCCTACCACTTTCACACCACCACATCCACACAGAAAATCGGCGAGAAAATCGTTTGAATCATACCGAGCATTCCTTGCCTTTCTCTAGCCCATTAGGACAAATAATGTACGATCGTAGGTAAGTCATAGATAAGAAGACTTCTGGTAATCAGGCAATCGACCGTCACAGTATGTTAAGTAATCGGGCAAATATAGCTTGCTTGCCGTCACACATTGATCTGCTTATCTACGGTCACAAAAAAGACGACCTATTTTGCCGGTCGGTGGATGAAATTGGCTTCTACTTCTGTCTGTCCggggagggagagaaaaagtgTGCTTCCCATCACACACTCTACGGGCAAACTGATGATCTCATTGCGATCACGTAAGGCACCGAAGCGGCGTGCTACAGTGCTTAATGAGTAAAGTAAAATCGATATCATGCAATTAGTGTTGCAGCggataaataaacatacaCATTCAGGCACGAAGAATTCCACAGGAACCTACTGATGCTCATCGTCACCTTCAAGCATGATGTCAGAACTGGAAGTTGGATGATGCTACATCCGAGGTAGCTATAGGGTGTATATGGGGAACATTGGAACTTGGAGcgatacggcaggaccggggttcaaatcccatctggatcgTATCTCCTGTAGtgaggacttgactatccaactacgtggtatcattaagtcgacttacttatcaggcgctacaaccgctttgcgatCTTGGACTGCTGcaaacaatcctcgataccgctcacggtttagcattctctctctcaatctcaatttgggcctatcacgcctcctctgtccgtgtgggcgGACTAAAAGGAcattacgggctgggtcgtccggttgtcattctcatgacgtgaccagcccaccggagcctggagAGTCTAATGCGcagcacgatggtgagatcatcgtacagatCATAGAgttcgtcattgtagcggctctcTTCCATTCTGAGGACATCTCAGAGGCATTCTGTGAGTACTGGGCCTATAAATGTtcggtacagtcccagcttcgtccatcGCGACAGGTTTTTAGAGTGGataagtttcctcaggctgtagtatgaccggttggcatcCAGCAcacttgcgcgtaactcaacatcaatgttgttgtcggttctgacttttgaccccagataggtgaagttttggacgacttcgaaaggtgcggtcacctatctgtacatcacccctacATCATTAAGTCATGACTTATAAGGGGTCGTTATGCCcaaaaagagagatagagagagagaaaggagctTCTAACGACATTCAAATGCATCCCAAGTCCAAGTAGAGCAGTTCTTGAACATTTGAAACGCGCTTACGCGGTTCCCTGaagcttccttttttctgaAGCTGTGACCTGAGACTGTGGGACCAAACCACTCAGACTTGGTGATCTATATGGTCGATGGACGTTAGCCGCGTGGTAAGCTCTGCCTCGCAAGGGAAGGCAACGAACCTCCACATCCCGTACACACGATTGGAGCATATTTCGATTGTTGTGCAATGTTGCGTGCTTCTTGGTGTACAACACGCCTGAGAAAGAGTGAGCGCCTAAATTTCCAGAGCTTTCGTGTGGTTTCGGTTCATATTGGTCAGACTTTTCACCACCGTCTGGTGGTTTGCTGGCGCAACTAGATTTCTGACCCACTGAAGCGTGCAAGCacgtttgagtgtgtgtgtgtgtgtgtctcatgAAAGTATATGATTTATCGCATGGTAAGGTAAGGCAAGAGAGGCAAGCGGAATGAAAGGAACGGCTAAAGTATATTATAATAACTACAGCCAATATATAGCAAACTGGAAAACACACCGTACTGAACATTACGAAGCCAGACACACTTACCCCCCcccacctcacacacacacacacacacacgtgcctACACATATAGCCATCAGCTCCACGCTGACGCCACGGTTCGGTGCGGTTAGCTTCCGGTTGCGCTTGTTTGAACATTAAGAGGCAGCAAATTAACATCCACATCAGGCAGAAAGAAAGGAACCCGAAACCAGAAAACAGCCCGCAAGTCGGCAAGTTTTCGAGCGCTTTTATTTATAGCCTTTCCGTTAGGCCGCCTCGGAGgctttcccaaaaaaaaaaaaaaaacgatggcgCGTTCGTTCCTATTACTTGCCAAAAcgggaagcatttttcaaagtGTCGGGCTTTCGTACAGCGAGAAATTTGTGCTCTCGCTATTGCCTGgctgtgatttaatttttaagaTGACTCCATGGTTGGCTCCATTGCTCGGAGAAGCTAGCAATAAAGCGGACCACGCTAAAACCATAAACACACCACACCGAGAAGATGACCACGGAACACCAGCAAAGCTGGAGGAACTTCCTTTTCgtctttttgctgttgttgaatTTCTTGGTGATGAGGACGAGTTGGGTGGAAAGCGAGATAACACCATGGCGCATGGGGCACATTCCACCACCGGCATATGGTCAGACGGGCGTGAGTCAGCGTTAATGCTGCCGGGAACGCGATTCTTACGAGAGTGTCAGaggtttccttttcttcttttctcgctAAAACTGAGGTTCACGCCACATGCGGTTTCGTCTTTTTTCGAGATCTCTCAgtactcgtttttttttcatcatgAAATGGAGACATGGGCTTATGGAAGTACCCGTCGAGAGATGAAACGAATTCAACATATCTTCTCTATATAAGATTGCCAGATGCGCTTCATTTGCTGCTTCACACAGAGCTAATGAACGATGTGTGAAATAAACGCCTTTAATTGCATGCGGAAGGGTTTCTGGGCGGCAAGCCCATTGCACCATCTCGTTCTAAATGTCAGCTTTCAAATGGTTTTATCCTaaacggctgctgctgcccacagCAATGCAAACGGAACTTTGACGCAACACAGCTTGAGTATTTGCTTCGTAGGCGAGAGGCTTGTCATGCTATCTACCATTGCTCAtactccaacacacacacacacagacaattATTTATGATGGTATATGCTGGCACGCCAACGCATGGCCATCCATACCATCATGTCcaatggggaggggggggtcTTGGTTTCTGGTGGTGTGCTAGGTAATTGTTTAGATAGGTGAGTCATTTCAAAGCACATGGGATacaaggtgtgtgtgtatcctaTAAGCAATACACTAAAGCAAGCAAACTGCAcacattttttcgatttttttatttggaaaaGCGATAAAAACCACTGAATCGATCAGATGGTTTATATGCCTCCTTTAATCGATCGTTTACAATCAACGGTCGTGGTGTATGTCGTAGAAGCGTTCGGTATTCGTTGGCAAGCGCCCGGGGGGGTCGAGTTCGAATCTCGTGAAATCTCGTGGGGACACATTGAACAAAAATGCATTTCACGCGCAATCGATTATGGGGGGGTAGGTAGGTAAGTTTGTACTTAGTTTGTACTTAGTTTCTCGCTGTTCATGTGTTGTAAAAGCACCCCCACATACACAGGGGGATGGTTTTTAGGGGTgtactattattattaatgcATTCAAAATATCAGAAAGAGAAATAAAGATTTTGAGAGAGGGGCATTTaggaaagagaaagagtgTTATTATGTGTTGAGAAAGAGCATCCAGGGGTCcaattgcagcagcagcagcagcattaatATTATTGTTCGGGGGGTTCCACGGTTGAATGATGAGTTTGATCAGGGTTGAGCTGGGACTTTTCTTCTGGGGGTCGACGAGAgcttgtgggtgtgtgttgaTTGAGGCGAGAAggggaaaattgatttttcctttGATTGATTGTTGAATTACACTtccacactgctgctgctgctcgcttcCAACATAACCAACCggaaccaacaaacaaaataaccaagaaaataaaaaagcccAGCCTGGATCCCTCTCTTCTTTGTTGTGAGCAAtaggaatgtgtgtgtgttttgttgttgttattgtttggtGGACATTCCTGCAAAACATAAAACCGCTCTATCTTCATGCGCATGTACAAAGAGGGAGTTGCTGGTTAGTTCAAAATTTCAAGGTCGCTTCCCTTATTTTCTCCCCCCACCCTTACCGCCCATAGAGATAGATGTTGACTCTACAAACCGATGGAGTGCGCTGAAAGGCACTGACATGgttttaagcaaacaaaaaatattttgaaatggaaaattgatgACCAAGAAGAGAAAATTTTGTAACCGATTTGGAAAACCCCGAAAAAGCTTTTGCGATTCGATTTTCCAtctaagacaaaaaaaaaacagacgatAATGCTTGAAGCCTGCGTACTGTAACTCCGCACGAAGCTTTTCTCTTTTCCGCCATGAAAAATCGCGGAAGGGCGAAGAGAAGCCTCGGGAGTAATGGGAGGAGAGTGTGGAGTGGAGggtataataaaaaaaatcgaaaatagATTGCTAGTCACCCAAGATGCTGATTATTGGGGTAAGGCATTTTCACGGCATCATCTAAGATAGCTGGGTTTGGTCGGTAAGCTTTTCCTTGTTGACTCTCGGCATATCAGAgaacaacataaacaaatgGCTTTTCCGTTGCGTAACGTTGTATGGACAAGGACGCTCGTATCACCACTACAGATAAAAGCAGAGCACAACAACATAACACAAGCGAACTCTTCccaaattttttttccaatccgAAGGTCAAATGGGGTttccccctccctccctccccgcTTTACTTACCCCGATGGAGAGACAGTTTTCCTCCGGTCCGGACGGAAACTTCACGACGAACTTTGAACCCGCGAGCTCCTCGCTGTCGTTCAGTGGCCGAAAACGGCACACCACCTTGATGCTGTCCTCCGCCGGTATTTCCCGCACGCCCGACATCCTGCCGTGATGGTATTAGTTGTCCGGGGGGCCGCGGGGCTGTAACTGTTCCTTTCCTTTCCCGCAGAAAGGACACTTGGTGGCGCTTTGCGGTGGACACGTGCACGGGGAAACGGGATAATCAATGTTGGAAGAGGAGGGAGGAGGGGCGCCGCTGCGTCTGCCTCTCTTCtaccacaccacacaacacaTGCACACGCGCGCccgcacgtacacacacacacgaacactcACTCACGCGCTTATACAATGCACGTACGGTTAATCTAGGACGATCGAAAACAACCACATataacacactcacacttttATATCTTAacgattatttttttcaatattttagcTTATAATACTAAACCGCTCGGGAAGTGAGGTGCGCCTTTCTTCCAGCGCATAGgttttccacttttctttACCACTTCAAATTGCAAGTTTCTGGCTGAATTTTGTCACTGTACGGTACCATCACcttcatttgcttttccttcgcATAGccttcttccccccccccgtgGTGTCCCTTAGTCCTACACCACCacccacaaaaaaaccaccccccAAAAATGACGTGAAAAACAACACGCACAAGACGGTTGTTGTCCGTCCGTAAGGTTGTGTGTGAACTGATGCACACTACAtagcgtactgctgctgtggctgctgctggatcgCTCAAAACCGACGGCCACCACGACGACGGCGCAACGGACAAACTACCAACCCGAGCCGAGAAACCTAAAGACAcaacaaagaaaacaacaacagtaacGACCGAAAAAGGAGAGAATCAACCGTCATCTcgcggagagagagagagagagagagagagagagagagagagagagagagagaatggggAAAATcgattgccattttttttttattttgtttttcccgttTTCGTGACCACCGTTTCCACTCTAGCCTTCGAATTTGACACGAAAAGACCCCTTGacgccggtgtgtgtgtgagagagagagggggggacCGTAGTTTTCTAATGCAGGTAGGTAGGTAGCGTGTTGCGAAGAAAAGCGCCAGAAGGAAAAGTGGAAGGATGGACAGCTTTGACGCCAATGTGTCGCGGATAAAGCTCCCTTAAGCACAACAGTCTAGCGTGAGTGGGCCGTTGTTGCATCAGGGGGGTCGTCCTATGcttcattttccttttatACAATTGTAGGCGCATCATAATCACATCGCACACATAAACAGCCACCTTCATCGAGATA encodes:
- the LOC118517452 gene encoding kinesin heavy chain; the encoded protein is MSGVREIPAEDSIKVVCRFRPLNDSEELAGSKFVVKFPSGPEENCLSIGGKVYLFDKVFKPNATQEKVYNEAAKSIVSDVLAGYNGTIFAYGQTSSGKTHTMEGVIGDPAKQGIIPRIVNDIFNHIYTMEMNIEFHIKVSYYEIYMDKIRDLLDVSKVNLSVHEDKNRVPYVKGASERFVSSPEEVFEVIEEGKSNRHIAVTNMNEHSSRSHSVFLINVKQENMENEKKLSGKLYLVDLAGSEKVSKTGAEGTVLDEAKNINKSLSALGNVISALADGNKTHIPYRDSKLTRILQESLGGNARTTIVICCSPASFNESETKSTLDFGRRAKTVKNVVCVNEELTAEEWKRRYEREKEKNTKLKGKIEKLEAELARWRAGETVNVEEQLDLQQDAMEASTPNVEVLLGQPADLPVPATPGGGGLPLSAQPDTLEVERERLYQQLDEKDEEINQQSQYVEKLKEQIIDQEELIANTRRDYENLQSEMTRIQQENENAKEEVKEVLQALEELAVNYDQKSQEIELKNKEIDTVNEELQQKQGTLNSVQSELQQLKDMSTHQKKRINEMLTNLLRDLSEVGQALAADQNEMKMNVEASAGKVEEEFTVARLYISKMKSEAKNLSARCANLESLQQDTCKKVSEYEKELSECRLLISQHKARMNSLQESMREAENKKRTLEENIDALREECAKLKAAEQVSAVNAEEKQRADQLKVAFESQMDQLRDVHTKQVSALRDEISEKQELINELKDTNQKLTLAHQQMTVDYEKLKQEEQEKSSKLQTLMLTDERREQARKDLKGLEDTVAKELQSLHALRKLFVLDLQARIKKSLNSEDTEDDGGSLAQKQKISFLENNLEQLTKVHKQLVRDNADLRCELPKLEKRLRTTVERVKALETALKEAKEGAMRDRKRYQYEVDRIKEAVRQKNLARRGPQAQIAKPIRAGQPYLFKSGGTGAATTAPGGTAIIPKAMADEKRKSQIKDMDS